Proteins encoded within one genomic window of Ammonifex degensii KC4:
- a CDS encoding IS607 family transposase: MKLYTIREAAEALGVSVSTLRLWDKKGILVPLRTLTGKRRYTEEMIQRALGLKKLRSEPRKVVLYARVSSKAQEPDLENQVAYLKEFAAGRGLCVDEIITDVGSALNWHRKGLMKLCDLVLRGEVKTVVVAYKDRLARFGFEFLEKLFARFGCEILVVNRAEDASPARELAEDLVSVARHFAARLYGQRTYRARKLVKKVKEALADAADGEAEEPAAEQRKVGQAGRDR; encoded by the coding sequence GTGAAGCTCTACACGATCAGGGAAGCGGCAGAAGCGCTGGGGGTCAGCGTTTCCACCCTGCGCCTGTGGGACAAGAAGGGCATCCTCGTACCCCTGAGGACACTCACGGGCAAGCGGCGCTACACGGAAGAGATGATCCAGCGGGCGCTGGGCCTCAAGAAGCTGAGGTCTGAGCCCCGGAAGGTGGTGCTTTACGCCCGCGTGTCCTCAAAGGCGCAGGAGCCCGACCTGGAAAACCAGGTGGCTTACCTCAAGGAGTTCGCCGCCGGGAGGGGACTTTGCGTCGACGAGATAATCACCGACGTGGGTTCGGCCTTAAACTGGCACCGCAAGGGCCTCATGAAGCTCTGCGACCTGGTGCTCCGGGGGGAGGTCAAGACGGTCGTCGTGGCTTATAAGGACCGGTTGGCGCGCTTCGGCTTCGAGTTCCTGGAAAAGCTCTTCGCCCGCTTCGGGTGCGAGATACTGGTGGTCAACCGGGCGGAGGACGCCTCGCCCGCGCGGGAGCTGGCCGAAGACCTGGTGAGCGTCGCGCGGCACTTCGCCGCCAGGCTTTACGGCCAGCGGACGTACAGGGCCCGGAAGCTGGTAAAAAAGGTGAAGGAGGCGCTGGCGGATGCGGCGGACGGTGAGGCAGAAGAGCCTGCCGCTGAACAGCGGAAAGTGGGCCAGGCTGGTCGAGACCGCTGA
- a CDS encoding RNA-guided endonuclease InsQ/TnpB family protein → MEYAHIKYPRYLGDKRALRDELVSRGFTSPFGLSARMWKLCLEDALFTLERQWEAAIETVRGLVARHGGLTDEEKRYAFWLLYKPEKGSRPWERVQAIFTGEDVTGGQVKLDEADRLRVRNYLRRALRRVLGKRPRVKKARSFVVDPQMYRVFSTEKRQYIAVSTLTPGERVVVPLAGVHAVKGNLRLVLLPDERAVEVHISCEPAVFPPGDGEAGIDLGVTEVFTDDTGRKYRPEYGEALKEMSDYILDKSRKRQKLWALYRENLEKDPAKARRIRKHNLGVLKQRERCRRFRRRCENEVNRAFNEFLKARRPRVVAYEDLSRLRGKAKSRGLSRRVSMWQRSIIRERMGFKWFVYSVEDPGPVNAAYSSQTCPACGWPDPQNRSGDTFRCRKCGFTADADQVAAVNLKARLRDEEITRYTPRNKVKEILLRRYSGNGAV, encoded by the coding sequence GTGGAGTACGCCCACATCAAGTACCCGCGCTACCTGGGCGACAAGCGCGCCCTGCGCGACGAGCTGGTCTCCCGGGGCTTCACCAGTCCCTTCGGGCTTAGCGCCCGCATGTGGAAGCTCTGCCTGGAAGACGCCCTCTTCACCCTGGAGAGGCAGTGGGAAGCGGCCATAGAGACCGTGAGGGGCCTGGTCGCCCGCCACGGAGGACTCACCGACGAAGAAAAGCGCTACGCTTTCTGGCTGCTGTACAAGCCGGAGAAGGGCAGCCGCCCGTGGGAACGCGTCCAGGCCATCTTCACCGGCGAAGACGTCACCGGCGGGCAGGTAAAGCTGGACGAAGCCGACAGGCTGAGGGTGAGGAACTACCTGAGGCGCGCGCTCCGCCGCGTCCTCGGCAAAAGGCCGAGAGTAAAGAAGGCCCGCAGCTTCGTGGTGGACCCACAGATGTACCGGGTGTTTTCCACGGAGAAGAGGCAGTACATAGCGGTGTCTACTCTGACTCCCGGGGAGAGGGTGGTCGTCCCCCTGGCGGGGGTGCACGCGGTGAAGGGCAACCTGCGGCTGGTGCTCCTGCCCGACGAGCGGGCGGTGGAAGTCCACATAAGCTGTGAGCCGGCAGTTTTTCCTCCCGGGGACGGAGAGGCGGGCATAGACCTTGGCGTGACGGAGGTGTTCACCGACGACACGGGCAGGAAGTACCGGCCGGAGTACGGCGAAGCCCTCAAAGAGATGTCGGACTACATCCTGGACAAGAGCAGGAAGCGCCAGAAGCTCTGGGCGCTGTACCGCGAGAACCTGGAGAAGGACCCCGCCAAAGCGCGGCGCATAAGGAAGCACAACCTGGGCGTCCTCAAGCAGCGGGAGCGGTGCCGGAGGTTCCGGCGGAGGTGCGAAAACGAAGTCAACCGCGCTTTCAACGAGTTCCTGAAGGCGCGCAGGCCCAGGGTAGTGGCCTACGAGGACCTGTCGCGTCTGCGGGGCAAGGCAAAAAGCAGAGGACTTTCCCGGAGGGTCTCCATGTGGCAGAGGAGCATCATCAGGGAGCGCATGGGGTTCAAGTGGTTTGTGTACTCGGTAGAGGACCCGGGGCCGGTGAACGCGGCCTATTCCAGCCAGACCTGCCCCGCGTGCGGGTGGCCGGACCCGCAGAACCGCAGTGGGGACACTTTCAGGTGCAGGAAGTGCGGTTTCACCGCCGACGCCGACCAGGTGGCAGCGGTGAACCTGAAGGCCAGGCTGCGCGACGAGGAGATAACGCGGTATACGCCCAGGAACAAGGTAAAGGAGATCTTGCTGCGTCGGTATTCCGGGAACGGCGCGGTTTAG